The Thermomonospora amylolytica sequence CGGTCCACGCGGCGTGCAGGTCGTCGCGGTCCAGTGGCGGGGCGCCCAGCGGAACGAGGGTGTCCCGTACGGCGTCCAGCTCGCGCAGCGCCCGGGCCGCCTCCTGCCGGAGCCGGGTCTGGTGCCGTTCGGCGTCGGCGGCGGCCGTGCGCGCCGCGCGGGCGGCCTGCCGCGCCTGCCTGAGCCCGTGCTCGGCCTCCTCGATGGCGGTCAGGGTCCGCCGCAGCTCGGCCGCGTCGGGGTGGGCCTGGATCTGCTCCTCGCGGACCGCGAGCTGGGCCTGCAGGTTGGACAGCGACTGCTCGGCCTTGAGCAGCCGGGTCTCGGTCTCGCGGTGCCGCCGGCGGGTCCGCTCCTCCTCGGCCCGGCAGTCCGCGACGTGACGTTCGGCCTGGTCGAAGGCGGCGGGCGCGGGGTGCGACGGCGGCTCGGCCACCGGGTGCCGGCACACCGGGCAGGGCTCGCCGACCTCCAGGCGCCGGGCCAGGTCGGCGGCGGCGTGCTGGTCGCGGGTCCGCTGGAGGTCCCGCTCGGCCTGCTCGCGGCGGGCGGTCGCCTCGTCCAGCTCCCTGCGGGCGCGTTCCTCGTCGGCGCGGGCGGCGTCCAGGCCGGTGCGGGTGGTGGCGATCTCCGAGGTGAGACGGCCGTGCTCGGTGTGGGCGCGCAGGGCCAGGGTCAGCGCGGCCTTGTCGCCGAGCGCGGACAGCTCCTCCTCGGCCTTCAGCTCCTCGGCCTCGCGGCGGGTCGCCTCCCCGGCCAGCCGCCCGGCCTCCTCGGCGGCGGCGCGCAGGTCGTCGGCGAGGGTCGGAACGTAGGGCGGCATGGCCACCGCGCCCAGCGCCTCGAGCGCGCCCCGGGCCTCCCGCAGCGCGATCTCCAGCTCGGTGACCCGCCCGTCCAGGCCCCGGAGCGCGCCGATCTGGGCGTGCACCCGGTCGGCGAGGTCCTTCAGCTCCTCGACTCGGCGTCCGGCGGCCCGCTCGGCGGCCTCGTCGGCGTCGGCGAGGGAGGCCAGCTGCCCCTCGGCGGCCTGCACCGCGGCGCGGGCCTGCTTCTCCTCGTCGGCGGCGCGCTGTTTGACCGCGTCGAAGACCTCGGCGTCCAGCAGCTGGATCAGCAGTTCCTGCCGCTTGCTCGGCATCGCGTGCAGGAAGTCGGCGAACCTGCCCTGCGGCAGGATCACACACTGGGTGAAGTACCGGTACTCCAGCCCGGTGAGCCGCTGGGTCTCCGCGGTGACGTGCTCGCCCTCGGCCAGGTTCCGCACCACGGCTCCGAGCAGCTCGGTGATGCCGAGCGCGGGGTCGACGGCCGGGTCCAGCTCGTCCAGCCTGGCCTCGCGCGTGGTGACCGTCCCCCGGCCGCCGCGGACCAGCGAACGGACGATCCCGTACCGGCGGCCGCCCGACTCGAAGACCAGCCCGACCTTCCCGGAGGTGGCCGACGGGGCCAGCGCCAGGCCGGTCTTCTTCTCGTCGCCCCAGCGCGGCACCGTGCCGTAGAGGGCGAAGCAGATCGCGTCGATCACCGTGCTCTTGCCCGCGCCGGTCGGCCCGACCAGCACGAAGTAGTCCACGTCGTGGAAGTCCACCGAGGTCGGCGCCCGGAAGCTGCCGAAGTTCTCCAGGTGGAGCCGCAGCGGCCGCATCAGCCCTCCCCTCCCCCGGCCTCGGTGATCTCGTCGTACAGGCGGTCGAACAACGCGACGACCCGTTCGTCGGAACGGCCGCTCTGGGCGAGGTAGTCGCGGAAGAGGTCCCGGGGCGTGCGGGGCGCGCCCTCGGCGGTGGTGGCGCGGCGGGTGGCCGTGGTGGGGCGGAAGTCCTCGTCGATGTCCACGGTCAGGGCGTTCGGCAGGATCTCCCGCACCCGGTCGGCCAGCCCGGCGCGGGGCTTCTCGGCGACCACGACCCGCAGCCAGGCGTCACCCAACTCCTCGGCCCGGGCCGCCAGCTCGTCCAGCGACCCCCGGACCGTCCGCAGCTCCCGGGCGCCGCCGAAGGCGACCTCGCGGACCTGGGCGGGGCGGCCGGGCTCGACGGTGACCAGCAGCGCGCCGGGGGTGTTGGCCTCCTCGCCGAAGTCGACCGCGATGGGGGCGCCGCTGTACCAGATCGGGCAGGGGCCGGGCATCTGCTGGCGGCGGTGCAGGTGGCCGAGCGCGGCGTACTGGGTGGTCGGCGGGAACGCGGTCGCCTCGAAGTAGTAGGAGAAGATCGTCTGCGCCTCGCGTTCGCCGCCGCCCATCTTCCCGCCGGGCAGGGTGCCGTGCGCGGCGACCAGGTTGACCGTGTCGTCGCCGAACCCGGCGGTCAGCGCCCGCGCCAGATGCGCGAAGCGGTCGGCGTAGCTGCGGTTGTGCTGGTCGGGGGTGTCCGACAGCGCCTCGACCGCGCGGACCACGTACCGGTGGGACAGGAACGGCATCGCCGCCAGCCGCACCTCCTCGCCCACCCGGGTCGTCCACGACACCACCCCGCCGTCGGCCGGGCGGCGGAAGCGCCCGACCACGTGCACGCCGAGCGTGCCGAGCACCGGCCGGTACACGTCCAACAGGCGGGGGTCGTCGTGGTTGCCGGCCAGCACCACCACCTCGCGGCCGCCCTCCCGCAGCGCCATCAGCGTCTGCATCACCAGCGCCTGCGACGGCGGCGTGGGGGCGGCGGTGTCGAACACGTCACCGGCGACGATCACCGCGTCGACGTCCTCGGCGCGGGCCAGTTCCACCAGCTCGCGCAGGACGGCGGCGTGCTCGTCGGCCCGCGACCGGCCCCGGAGCACCTTGCCGACATGCCAGTCGGCGGTGTGCAGGAACTTCATGTCGGCTCATCCACCTCAGAACGGGACCTCGTCGTCATCGTCGAGCCCGGCGAACGGGTCGGCGGCCGGCGCGGCCCCCTGGAACGAGGAGTCGGACTCGGCCGGGCGGGTCGCCCAGGCGGGGAACGGGAACTCCACCGCCAGCGGCACCGGGATCTCCGGCTGGCCGACGAACATGGTGCCGGGCCTGGCGATCGTCGCGCGGGCCCGCGCCGCCGGGGGCAGCCAGCCGTACTCGGCGCGGGAGGCCTCGGCGGCGTCCAGCCGGCCCGCCACCCGCACCGCGCAGTTGGCCACGATCCGCCGTTCGACCTCCGAGGCGGTCTGCTGGGCGCCGATCAGGATCACCCCGAGGGAGCGGCCCCGTTCGGCCACGTCCAGCAGGATCTCCTTGATCGGCGAGCCGCCCTCGCGGGGGGCGTACTTGTTCAGCTCGTCCAGCACCACGAACAGCAGGGGCCGGGCGCTGCCGGTGCTCTCCTTGCGGCCGAACTCGCCGCGCAGCACCACGCCGACCACGAACCGCTGCGCCCGTTCCGGCAGGTTGTGCAGGTCGACGATGGTGACCTGGGCGTCGGAGGTGGTGATGGAACGATCCTTGCGCGGCGGCAGGTCGCCCCGCACGATCGTCTCCAGCGGCCGCACCGAGGACCGCAGCCGGCGCAGGAACGCGTTGATGGTGCCGATCCCCACCAGGCCGCCGCCGGCCCACTCGGCGCGGGTGTCCTCGTCGGTCAGCTCGGTCTCGATCAGGTCGACCAGGTCCTTGTAGGTGCGGCAGACCGTGCCGAGCCCGCCGTCCGGCTTGCGGATCCGCACCGCGCCGCCGTCCTCGGCCTCCTGGGCGTCGCGCCGCAGCCGGGCGGCGACCTGCCCGATCAGCAGGGTGTACTGGGCGCGTTCGTCCTCGGTGTCGGCGAAGACGTAGCGCAGCAGCTCCTCGCGGCAGAACTCGGTGAGCGTCCAGTAGAACGGCCCGACGCCCTGGGTGCGCGAGGAGACGTTCGGGACGCCGTTGGGGTCGCCGGGCCGGGGCGGGGCGAACACGTGCACGCTGCCGAACGGCCCGGCGGGCAGCCCGAGCTTGGCGTAGGCGGCGCGCGCCCGCTCGTCCAGCCGGTTGTTGGCGTGGTCGATGAACAGCAGGTCCTCGCCCTTGACGGAGAAGATCAGCGCCTTGGTGTTGGCGGCCTCCGCGCCCAGCGCCCCCGAGTTGAAGATCGAGTACAGCAGGAACGTGGCGAACGAGGTCTTGGTCGCCACCCCCGACACCCCGGAGATCGACACGTGCGCGCCGCGGGTGCCGTCGAGGAAGTCCAGGTTCAGATGGATCGGCTCGCCGTCGCGGCCCAGCCCCACCGGGATCCGGCGCTGCATCACGTCGAAGTACAGCGCCAGCTCCCGGTCGGCGTCGCCGGCCCGGTAGGCGACTGTGCCCGGCAGCGGCGGCACGTACATCTCCGGGTCGACCCGGGTCACGGTGACCTCGGCGGCCTCCACCACCGCCGCCGGCAGCACCCCGTCGGCGATCAGGAACACGTCCGAGTCGTAGGCGGCGCCCTCGTGCCGCGCCTGGATGTCGGTCACCACCCCCGCGATCAGCACCGACCCGCCGCCGGGCAGTTCCCGCCGGGTGGCCACGACCTCGTCGAGCTGCACCACCTGCCCCGGCTCCAGCCCGACCCAGAACGACAGCGGCGTCGCCGACTGCGTGCCGAGCACCCGCCCTATGGCCTGCCCGGCGACGGCCTTCGGCGCCGCCTCACCGTCCGTTGTCCGTGCCACCATGCAGGCGCTCCCACCCCATTGACCTCGCCAGCCACATATTGCCCGGAAGGTTAATCGCAGGGGCGGACACTTTCGCGGCGAATCAGAGCAGGTCCTCCTCGAAGGTTCGCATGTACTCCCGTTCCGGCCCCTCCAGCATGTCCCGGCGGATCCGCCGCAGCGGCTCGATGTCCTGCCCCGTCACCAGCCCCGTCGCGATGTGCAGTGCGTGGATCGCGTACAGCTGCGCCTTCCGGCAGGACGTCGCCCGTTCCACGGCGGCCATCGTCGCCAGCACGCGCGCCAGAGTCCGCACCTCGAACGGGTCGTAGGAGCCGAGCCGGTCGGTCACCCGGTCGGCCGCGTTACCCCGCAGTCCCGGATCGAAGGACGTGATCTCCCTGATCAGCACGGCCAGTTCGCAGTCTCCGACCGCCATCCTCCGTCTTTCCTCCTTCCGAGATCACATGTGCGCGCGATGCGGATTTTGGCAGAGTTGTCCCCGCGAAAAAGGGAGGTGAGCGGTGCCCGCGGCCGATGCGCTCGAGCCGGAGGACCCGCGGCGGGTGGGTCCCCACACGCTGCTCGGCCGGCTCGGCGCCGGCGGGATGGGACGGGTCTATCTCGGCCGTTCCCCGGGCGGCAGCCTGGTCGCCGTCAAGGTCGTGCACGAGCGGTACGCGGCCGACGAGCGGTTCCGGGCGCGGTTTGCCCGGGAGGTGACCGCGGCGCGGGCGGTGAGCGGGGCGTTCACCGCGCCGGTGGTGGACGCCGATCCCGGTGCCCCCACCCCCTGGCTGGCCACCGCCTACCTGCCGGGGTGTCGCTGCAGGAGGCGGTGCGCGAGCACGGGCCGTGGCCGGCGCCCTCGGTGCTGGCGCTGGGGGCGGCGCTCGCCGAGGCGCTGCTGTCGATCCACCGGGCCGGGATCGTGCACCGGGACCTCAAGCCGTCGAACGTGATGCTGTCGGCCGACGGGCCGCGGGTCATCGACTTCGGGATCGCCCGGGCCGCCGACGCCGCCGCGATCACCCGGACCGGGGCGGTGCTGGGCACCCCCGGATACCTGCCGCCCGAGCAGGCGCTCGGCGCGGAGGTGGGGCCGGCCGGGGACGTGTTCGCGCTGGGCGCGGTGCTGGTGTTCACGGCGACCGGGAACGGGCCGTTCGGCGCTGGCCCGATGGTGGAGATGCTGCGCCGCGTGGTGCACGAGCCGCCCCGGCTGGACGGCGTCGCCGATCCCCGGCTGCGCGAGGTGGCCGCCGCGTGCCTGCGCAAGGATCCCGCCGCCCGGCCCACGCCCGCCGACCTGCTGCGGGAGCTGGGCGGCGGGGGCGTCCCCCGGCCCCCGGACGCGGTGCTGGCGCAGATCGAGCACCAGGCGGCGCTGCCCCTTCCCGGCCGGGGGATACGGCGCCGGGCGCTGGTGGCCGGTGCCGTATCCGGAGTGCTGGCGGTGACTGCCGGAACGGCCTGGGCCGTGGGGCGGTCGGGTTCCCGCCCGGATCCCGCCGCGTCCGCCGCCGGGCCGGCGCCGCCGTCGCCCATCGGGAGGCCGGGCAGGCTGCTGTGGCAGCACGACGCGGGCCGGCCGCTCCGGGTGGCGCCCGCCGTGGTCTCCGGACGGGTGGTCGCCGGCGACGACGGCGGGCGGCTGCACGCGGTCAACGCCTCGGACGGGTCGGCGGCATGGCGGTATCCGGCCTCGGACAGGCCCGTCACCGCGGTGGCGGC is a genomic window containing:
- a CDS encoding AAA family ATPase, which produces MRPLRLHLENFGSFRAPTSVDFHDVDYFVLVGPTGAGKSTVIDAICFALYGTVPRWGDEKKTGLALAPSATSGKVGLVFESGGRRYGIVRSLVRGGRGTVTTREARLDELDPAVDPALGITELLGAVVRNLAEGEHVTAETQRLTGLEYRYFTQCVILPQGRFADFLHAMPSKRQELLIQLLDAEVFDAVKQRAADEEKQARAAVQAAEGQLASLADADEAAERAAGRRVEELKDLADRVHAQIGALRGLDGRVTELEIALREARGALEALGAVAMPPYVPTLADDLRAAAEEAGRLAGEATRREAEELKAEEELSALGDKAALTLALRAHTEHGRLTSEIATTRTGLDAARADEERARRELDEATARREQAERDLQRTRDQHAAADLARRLEVGEPCPVCRHPVAEPPSHPAPAAFDQAERHVADCRAEEERTRRRHRETETRLLKAEQSLSNLQAQLAVREEQIQAHPDAAELRRTLTAIEEAEHGLRQARQAARAARTAAADAERHQTRLRQEAARALRELDAVRDTLVPLGAPPLDRDDLHAAWTALLTWCHGERGRRRQAADDLERHLDGARRERDAARDALCALLADKGVPVPRPPDPDAIVRAAATACTRAEGDLERVRDQRRRAERLREQIRVHREEAEVAHELALRLRANNFESWLCGEALELLVAAASQTLRELSDGQFELVLDARNTIEVIDYAEGGMRRNVRTLSGGETFQASLALALALSDQVAGLAAGAARSLDSIFLDEGFGTLDPATLDTVATTLERLSAAGDRMVGIVTHVPALAERVPVRYEITRDSAGSHVEKKTT
- a CDS encoding exonuclease SbcCD subunit D; this encodes MKFLHTADWHVGKVLRGRSRADEHAAVLRELVELARAEDVDAVIVAGDVFDTAAPTPPSQALVMQTLMALREGGREVVVLAGNHDDPRLLDVYRPVLGTLGVHVVGRFRRPADGGVVSWTTRVGEEVRLAAMPFLSHRYVVRAVEALSDTPDQHNRSYADRFAHLARALTAGFGDDTVNLVAAHGTLPGGKMGGGEREAQTIFSYYFEATAFPPTTQYAALGHLHRRQQMPGPCPIWYSGAPIAVDFGEEANTPGALLVTVEPGRPAQVREVAFGGARELRTVRGSLDELAARAEELGDAWLRVVVAEKPRAGLADRVREILPNALTVDIDEDFRPTTATRRATTAEGAPRTPRDLFRDYLAQSGRSDERVVALFDRLYDEITEAGGGEG
- a CDS encoding ATP-binding protein, which translates into the protein MVARTTDGEAAPKAVAGQAIGRVLGTQSATPLSFWVGLEPGQVVQLDEVVATRRELPGGGSVLIAGVVTDIQARHEGAAYDSDVFLIADGVLPAAVVEAAEVTVTRVDPEMYVPPLPGTVAYRAGDADRELALYFDVMQRRIPVGLGRDGEPIHLNLDFLDGTRGAHVSISGVSGVATKTSFATFLLYSIFNSGALGAEAANTKALIFSVKGEDLLFIDHANNRLDERARAAYAKLGLPAGPFGSVHVFAPPRPGDPNGVPNVSSRTQGVGPFYWTLTEFCREELLRYVFADTEDERAQYTLLIGQVAARLRRDAQEAEDGGAVRIRKPDGGLGTVCRTYKDLVDLIETELTDEDTRAEWAGGGLVGIGTINAFLRRLRSSVRPLETIVRGDLPPRKDRSITTSDAQVTIVDLHNLPERAQRFVVGVVLRGEFGRKESTGSARPLLFVVLDELNKYAPREGGSPIKEILLDVAERGRSLGVILIGAQQTASEVERRIVANCAVRVAGRLDAAEASRAEYGWLPPAARARATIARPGTMFVGQPEIPVPLAVEFPFPAWATRPAESDSSFQGAAPAADPFAGLDDDDEVPF
- a CDS encoding outer membrane protein assembly factor BamB family protein, with amino-acid sequence MSLQEAVREHGPWPAPSVLALGAALAEALLSIHRAGIVHRDLKPSNVMLSADGPRVIDFGIARAADAAAITRTGAVLGTPGYLPPEQALGAEVGPAGDVFALGAVLVFTATGNGPFGAGPMVEMLRRVVHEPPRLDGVADPRLREVAAACLRKDPAARPTPADLLRELGGGGVPRPPDAVLAQIEHQAALPLPGRGIRRRALVAGAVSGVLAVTAGTAWAVGRSGSRPDPAASAAGPAPPSPIGRPGRLLWQHDAGRPLRVAPAVVSGRVVAGDDGGRLHAVNASDGSAAWRYPASDRPVTAVAAAGSTVVAGCQDGTVHAVDVRSGRRIWRRELGRSTFSVLVSGRTVYAAAGTEGLSGVVVALSLADGTPRWRHETTTAVSGPFGVAGGLVVVPDETLYALDARSGSVRWRSDVDLPVGAAAAGPVVYSTTEAPALHARDPATGEHRWTYEPDDEIVAPVTRHGSAAYAADRTGTVYALADDGRRLWRTQLSGEVHGAVAGDGRRLFAGAGDGRVYGLDLAGGSIVWTYQTRAAVTASPIPAGRSLFVASTDGYLYALDAGA